The following proteins are encoded in a genomic region of Gossypium hirsutum isolate 1008001.06 chromosome D05, Gossypium_hirsutum_v2.1, whole genome shotgun sequence:
- the LOC107905041 gene encoding helicase sen1 isoform X4 has protein sequence MGSRGRLLFDLNEPPAEDDEESDRGICIQPQKALPSANPHATDLFVTSSGVEPKRTGDQNSNLASSSSRSNISGEIKSQVAASFVSGSANAQAMEREEGEWSDAEGTADAYGNFCMHEEVKASQEQGVQELESNALGVTVESVSAAENSHSPLRLEPHLNENKGNSVQISEGDSKGNISIDGQEEPVLVPKQREVKGIEASHALKCANNPVKRKIDQQKEAMLGKKRNRKTMFLNLEDVKQAGPIKTSTPRRQNFPTPVITRTVKEVRTNPQSGERAGEKQGQPINEDQKQVDLPCNDGINPAVELFDHKSECDGDTSSGLLARPRRLNSDTELSEAHLPPIPRQSSWKQPDLRQLKNMQFSNRKPAPINQSSMDTKMVNKKHLPSKKTTATSTSYQDTSVERLIREVTSEKFWHHPEDTDLQCVPGRFESVEDYVRVFEPLLFEECRAQLYSTWEELTESASRDTHIMVRIKNIERRERGWYDVIVLPANECKWVFKEGDVAVLLAPRPGSVRNKRNSSTIEEDEDTEVNGRVVGTVRRHIPLDTRDPIGAIVHFYVGDSYDSSSKVDDDHILRKLQPRSLWYLTVLGSLATTQREYVALHAFCRLNSQMQTAILKPSPDHFPKYEQQSPAMPECFTPNFVDYLHRTFNGPQLAAIQWAATHTAAGTSSGVTKRQEPWPFTLVQGPPGTGKTHTVWGMLNVIHLVQYQHYYTSLLKKLAPESYKQANESNPDSVAMGSIDEVLQNMDQNLFRTLPKLCPKPRMLVCAPSNAATDELLARVLDRGFIDGEMKIYRPDVARVGVDSQTRAAQAVSVERRTEQLLLKNRDEIFGHIQTLKAREAMLSQQIATLQRELTAAAVTVRSQGSVGVDPEILLARDQNRDVLLQNLAAVVESRDKVLVEMSRLLILEAKFRVGSNFNLEEARANLEASFANEAEIVFTTVSSSGRKLFSRLTHGFDMVVIDEAAQASEVAVLPPLALGAARCVLVGDPQQLPATVISKAAGTLLYSRSLFERFQQAGCPTMLLSVQYRMHPQIRDFPSRYFYQGRLIDSECVANLPDEVYYKDPLLKPYLFYDITHGRESHRGGSVSYQNVHEAVFCLRLYEYLQKTLKSLGVPKITVGIITPYKLQLKCLQREFESVLRTEEGKRDIYINTVDAFQGQERDVIIMSCVRASSHGVGFVADIRRMNVALTRARRALWVMGNASALVQSDDWAALIADAKARNCYMDMDSLPKDFTKDLLPKEFSGPRGLGYSPSQGKASNMRGLRSAGPRHRSLDMHMESRSGTPSEDEDKSGTTVISRNGNYRPFKSPLDTFLDDFHPSGDKSREAWQYGILKKQNSAGTMGKRDS, from the exons ATGGGCTCTCGAGGAAGACTATTATTTGATCTTAATGAACCTCCCGCCGAAGACGATGAGGAGAGTGATCGAGGTATCTGCATCCAGCCACAAAAGGCACTTCCATCAGCAAATCCCCATGCTACTGACTTGTTTGTGACATCATCAG GTGTTGAACCCAAAAGAACAGGCGATCAGAATTCCAATTTGGCATCGTCTTCTTCAAGGTCAAATATTAGTGGGGAGATAAAATCACAAGTAGCAGCTTCATTTGTTTCAGGTTCTGCAAATGCTCAGGCCATGGAAAGAGAAGAAGGTGAATGGTCTGATGCTGAGGGGACAGCTGATGCATATGGAAACTTTTGTATGCATGAAGAGGTTAAAGCTTCTCAAGAACAAGGTGTACAGGAATTGGAGTCTAATGCTTTAGGTGTGACTGTTGAAAGCGTTAGTGCAGCTGAAAACAGTCATTCTCCATTAAGACTGGAGCCACATCTGAATGAAAATAAGGGCAACAGTGTCCAAATTTCAGAAGGTGACAGTAAAGGTAATATATCCATTGATGGTCAAGAAGAGCCTGTGTTGGTGCCAAAACAGAGAGAAGTTAAAGGAATTGAAGCAAGTCATGCACTGAAGTGTGCAAATAATCCTGTAAAGAGAAAGATAGACCAACAGAAAGAAGCAATGCTGGGAAAGAAACGGAATAGGAAGACCATGTTTCTTAATTTGGAAGATGTCAAACAAGCTGGTCCTATCAAAACCTCTACTCCAAGAAGGCAGAACTTTCCAACACCAGTTATCACACGTACTGTGAAAGAAGTTCGCACTAATCCTCAATCTGGTGAACGTGCTGGAGAAAAGCAAGGTCAGCCAATAAATGAGGATCAGAAGCAAGTTGATTTACCATGTAATGATGGAATTAATCCTGCTGTGGAGTTATTTGATCATAAGTCTGAATGTGATGGTGATACCAGTTCTGGACTACTTGCCAGGCCTAGGAGGTTAAATAGTGACACTGAACTTTCAGAGGCTCATCTACCACCCATACCAAGACAGAGTTCATGGAAGCAACCTGATTTGAGGCAGCTTAAGAATATGCAGTTTTCTAATAGAAAGCCAGCTCCAATCAACCAAAGCTCTATGGACACTAAGATGGTAAATAAGAAACATCTTCCTTCTAAAAAGACAACTGCTACCAGTACATCTTATCAGGACACATCTGTGGAACGCCTTATACGAGAGGTGACCAGTGAAAAGTTTTGGCATCACCCAG AGGATACTGATCTCCAGTGCGTTCCTGGGCGGTTTGAATCTGTAGAAGATTATGTCAGAGTATTTGAGCCTCTACTTTTTGAGGAATGCCGTGCACAACTGTACAGCACATGGGAAGAGTTAACTGAATCAGCTTCAAGAGATACACATATAATGGTCCGCATCAAAAACATTGAACGGCGAGAAAGAG GATGGTATGATGTGATAGTTCTTCCTGCTAATGAATGTAAGTGGGTATTTAAGGAGGGTGATGTTGCAGTTCTATTGGCTCCAAGGCCTGGATCAG TTAGAAACAAGCGCAACTCCTCTacaattgaagaagatgaagacaCTGAGGTTAATGGACGTGTGGTTGGAACTGTTAGGAGGCACATACCCCTTGATACTCGTGATCCTATTGGTGCAATTGTTCACTTTTATGTTGGTGATTCCTATGATTCAAGCAG CAAGGTCGATGATGATCACATTCTGAGGAAACTTCAACCTAGGTCGCTTTGGTATCTGACAGTTCTTGGATCTCTTGCAACTACCCAGCGTGAGTATGTGGCATTGCATGCATTTTGTCGTCTTAATTCTCag ATGCAAACTGCTATCCTTAAACCTAGCCCAGATCACTTCCCAAAATATGAGCAGCAATCTCCAGCTATGCCTGAATGCTTCACACCAAATTTTGTTGATTATTTACATAGGACCTTTAATGGGCCCCAGCTTGCAGCAATCCAGTGGGCAGCTACACATACAGCTGCTGGAACAAGTAGTGGGGTGACGAAGAGACAAGAGCCATGGCCTTTCACCCTTGTTCAAGGGCCTCCAGGAACTGGTAAGACACATACAGTCTGGGGGATGCTAAATGTCATTCATCTGGTTCAGTATCAGCACTACTATACCTCTTTGCTAAAGAAATTAGCACCTGAGAGCTATAAACAAGCTAATGAGAGTAATCCTGATAGTGTTGCAATGGGATCGATTGATGAAGTCCTCCAGAACATGGACCAGAATCTTTTCCGCACCCTTCCTAAACTCTGCCCAAAACCTAGAATGCTAGTTTGTGCTCCTTCTAATGCTGCAACTGATGAGCTTCTTGCCCGTGTTCTTGATCGAGGATTTATTGATGGTGAGATGAAAATCTACCGTCCTGATGTGGCCCGAGTTGGGGTAGACTCTCAAACACGGGCTGCCCAGGCAGTTTCTGTTGAGCGGAGAACTGAACAACTTCTACTCAAGAACCGTGATGAAATTTTTGGACATATTCAGACTTTAAAGGCTCGTGAAGCCATGTTATCTCAGCAGATTGCTACTCTTCAAAGGGAACTTACTGCTGCAGCTGTTACTGTTCGGTCCCAAGGTTCTGTTGGTGTTGATCCTGAAATTCTTCTTGCTCGGGATCAGAACCGAGATGTACTGTTGCAGAACTTGGCTGCAGTTGTTGAAAGCAGAGATAAGGTTCTAGTTGAGATGTCTCGCCTTCTCATTTTAGAAGCTAAGTTCCGTGTTGGCAGTAACTTCAACTTGGAAGAAGCCCGTGCTAATCTTGAGGCTAGTTTTGCCAATGAGGCTGAGATTGTTTTTACTACTGTCTCAAGTAGTGGGCGTAAATTATTCTCTCGCCTTACTCATGGTTTTGATATGGTTGTAATTGATGAGGCTGCTCAAGCCAGTGAAGTTGCAGTACTTCCTCCCCTCGCTCTTGGTGCAGCAAGATGTGTACTTGTTGGGGATCCCCAGCAACTTCCTGCAACTGTCATCAGCAAGGCTGCTGGGACCCTCCTATACAGTAGAAGCCTTTTTGAAAGGTTCCAGCAAGCAGGGTGCCCAACAATGTTGTTATCTGTGCAATATAGGATGCATCCCCAGATCAGGGATTTCCCATCTAGGTACTTCTATCAAGGACGTCTTATTGATAGTGAATGTGTTGCCAACTTACCTGACGAGGTTTACTACAAGGACCCTTTGCTTAaaccttatttattttatgatattactCATGGCCGAGAGTCCCATAGAGGTGGTTCTGTTTCATACCAGAATGTGCATGAAGCAGTGTTTTGTTTGCGCTTGTATGAGTACCTACAGAAAACCTTAAAATCTTTGGGTGTGCCAAAAATCACAGTTGGTATAATAACACCATACAAGCTGCAATTAAAATGCCTACAACGTGAGTTTGAGAGTGTTCTAAGGACAGAGGAAGGGAAGAgggatatatatattaatactgTAGATGCTTTCCAGGGCCAGGAACGTGATGTTATTATTATGTCTTGTGTCCGTGCCTCAAGTCATGGGGTGGGATTTGTTGCAGATATTCGACGAATGAATGTTGCTCTTACTCGTGCTAGAAGGGCTTTGTGG GTTATGGGTAACGCCAGTGCTCTGGTGCAATCGGATGACTGGGCAGCCTTAATTGCTGATGCCAAAGCTAGGAATTGTTATATGGACATGGATTCTCTCCCTAAGGACTTCACAAAAGACTTGCTCCCCAAAGAATTTTCAGGGCCAAGGGGACTTGGTTACTCTCCATCACAGGGTAAGGCTTCTAATATGAGAGGTTTAAGGTCTGCTGGACCAAGACATAGATCACTCGATATGCACATGGAATCCAGGTCAGGAACACCATCAGAGGATGAAGATAAGTCGGGCACAACTGTAATTTCTAGGAATGGGAATTATCGGCCATTTAAGTCGCCACTGGATActtttttggatgattttcaTCCATCAGGTGACAAATCTAGAGAGGCCTGGCAATATGGTATACTGAAGAAGCAAAATTCTGCTGGTACAATGGGGAAAAGAGATTCCTAG
- the LOC107905041 gene encoding probable helicase MAGATAMA 3 isoform X3, whose protein sequence is MGSRGRLLFDLNEPPAEDDEESDRGICIQPQKALPSANPHATDLFVTSSGVEPKRTGDQNSNLASSSSRSNISGEIKSQVAASFVSGSANAQAMEREEGEWSDAEGTADAYGNFCMHEEVKASQEQGVQELESNALGVTVESVSAAENSHSPLRLEPHLNENKGNSVQISEGDSKGNISIDGQEEPVLVPKQREVKGIEASHALKCANNPVKRKIDQQKEAMLGKKRNRKTMFLNLEDVKQAGPIKTSTPRRQNFPTPVITRTVKEVRTNPQSGERAGEKQGQPINEDQKQVDLPCNDGINPAVELFDHKSECDGDTSSGLLARPRRLNSDTELSEAHLPPIPRQSSWKQPDLRQLKNMQFSNRKPAPINQSSMDTKMVNKKHLPSKKTTATSTSYQDTSVERLIREVTSEKFWHHPEDTDLQCVPGRFESVEDYVRVFEPLLFEECRAQLYSTWEELTESASRDTHIMVRIKNIERRERGWYDVIVLPANECKWVFKEGDVAVLLAPRPGSAVRNKRNSSTIEEDEDTEVNGRVVGTVRRHIPLDTRDPIGAIVHFYVGDSYDSSSKVDDDHILRKLQPRSLWYLTVLGSLATTQREYVALHAFCRLNSQMQTAILKPSPDHFPKYEQQSPAMPECFTPNFVDYLHRTFNGPQLAAIQWAATHTAAGTSSGVTKRQEPWPFTLVQGPPGTGKTHTVWGMLNVIHLVQYQHYYTSLLKKLAPESYKQANESNPDSVAMGSIDEVLQNMDQNLFRTLPKLCPKPRMLVCAPSNAATDELLARVLDRGFIDGEMKIYRPDVARVGVDSQTRAAQAVSVERRTEQLLLKNRDEIFGHIQTLKAREAMLSQQIATLQRELTAAAVTVRSQGSVGVDPEILLARDQNRDVLLQNLAAVVESRDKVLVEMSRLLILEAKFRVGSNFNLEEARANLEASFANEAEIVFTTVSSSGRKLFSRLTHGFDMVVIDEAAQASEVAVLPPLALGAARCVLVGDPQQLPATVISKAAGTLLYSRSLFERFQQAGCPTMLLSVQYRMHPQIRDFPSRYFYQGRLIDSECVANLPDEVYYKDPLLKPYLFYDITHGRESHRGGSVSYQNVHEAVFCLRLYEYLQKTLKSLGVPKITVGIITPYKLQLKCLQREFESVLRTEEGKRDIYINTVDAFQGQERDVIIMSCVRASSHGVGFVADIRRMNVALTRARRALWVMGNASALVQSDDWAALIADAKARNCYMDMDSLPKDFTKDLLPKEFSGPRGLGYSPSQGKASNMRGLRSAGPRHRSLDMHMESRSGTPSEDEDKSGTTVISRNGNYRPFKSPLDTFLDDFHPSGDKSREAWQYGILKKQNSAGTMGKRDS, encoded by the exons ATGGGCTCTCGAGGAAGACTATTATTTGATCTTAATGAACCTCCCGCCGAAGACGATGAGGAGAGTGATCGAGGTATCTGCATCCAGCCACAAAAGGCACTTCCATCAGCAAATCCCCATGCTACTGACTTGTTTGTGACATCATCAG GTGTTGAACCCAAAAGAACAGGCGATCAGAATTCCAATTTGGCATCGTCTTCTTCAAGGTCAAATATTAGTGGGGAGATAAAATCACAAGTAGCAGCTTCATTTGTTTCAGGTTCTGCAAATGCTCAGGCCATGGAAAGAGAAGAAGGTGAATGGTCTGATGCTGAGGGGACAGCTGATGCATATGGAAACTTTTGTATGCATGAAGAGGTTAAAGCTTCTCAAGAACAAGGTGTACAGGAATTGGAGTCTAATGCTTTAGGTGTGACTGTTGAAAGCGTTAGTGCAGCTGAAAACAGTCATTCTCCATTAAGACTGGAGCCACATCTGAATGAAAATAAGGGCAACAGTGTCCAAATTTCAGAAGGTGACAGTAAAGGTAATATATCCATTGATGGTCAAGAAGAGCCTGTGTTGGTGCCAAAACAGAGAGAAGTTAAAGGAATTGAAGCAAGTCATGCACTGAAGTGTGCAAATAATCCTGTAAAGAGAAAGATAGACCAACAGAAAGAAGCAATGCTGGGAAAGAAACGGAATAGGAAGACCATGTTTCTTAATTTGGAAGATGTCAAACAAGCTGGTCCTATCAAAACCTCTACTCCAAGAAGGCAGAACTTTCCAACACCAGTTATCACACGTACTGTGAAAGAAGTTCGCACTAATCCTCAATCTGGTGAACGTGCTGGAGAAAAGCAAGGTCAGCCAATAAATGAGGATCAGAAGCAAGTTGATTTACCATGTAATGATGGAATTAATCCTGCTGTGGAGTTATTTGATCATAAGTCTGAATGTGATGGTGATACCAGTTCTGGACTACTTGCCAGGCCTAGGAGGTTAAATAGTGACACTGAACTTTCAGAGGCTCATCTACCACCCATACCAAGACAGAGTTCATGGAAGCAACCTGATTTGAGGCAGCTTAAGAATATGCAGTTTTCTAATAGAAAGCCAGCTCCAATCAACCAAAGCTCTATGGACACTAAGATGGTAAATAAGAAACATCTTCCTTCTAAAAAGACAACTGCTACCAGTACATCTTATCAGGACACATCTGTGGAACGCCTTATACGAGAGGTGACCAGTGAAAAGTTTTGGCATCACCCAG AGGATACTGATCTCCAGTGCGTTCCTGGGCGGTTTGAATCTGTAGAAGATTATGTCAGAGTATTTGAGCCTCTACTTTTTGAGGAATGCCGTGCACAACTGTACAGCACATGGGAAGAGTTAACTGAATCAGCTTCAAGAGATACACATATAATGGTCCGCATCAAAAACATTGAACGGCGAGAAAGAG GATGGTATGATGTGATAGTTCTTCCTGCTAATGAATGTAAGTGGGTATTTAAGGAGGGTGATGTTGCAGTTCTATTGGCTCCAAGGCCTGGATCAG CAGTTAGAAACAAGCGCAACTCCTCTacaattgaagaagatgaagacaCTGAGGTTAATGGACGTGTGGTTGGAACTGTTAGGAGGCACATACCCCTTGATACTCGTGATCCTATTGGTGCAATTGTTCACTTTTATGTTGGTGATTCCTATGATTCAAGCAG CAAGGTCGATGATGATCACATTCTGAGGAAACTTCAACCTAGGTCGCTTTGGTATCTGACAGTTCTTGGATCTCTTGCAACTACCCAGCGTGAGTATGTGGCATTGCATGCATTTTGTCGTCTTAATTCTCag ATGCAAACTGCTATCCTTAAACCTAGCCCAGATCACTTCCCAAAATATGAGCAGCAATCTCCAGCTATGCCTGAATGCTTCACACCAAATTTTGTTGATTATTTACATAGGACCTTTAATGGGCCCCAGCTTGCAGCAATCCAGTGGGCAGCTACACATACAGCTGCTGGAACAAGTAGTGGGGTGACGAAGAGACAAGAGCCATGGCCTTTCACCCTTGTTCAAGGGCCTCCAGGAACTGGTAAGACACATACAGTCTGGGGGATGCTAAATGTCATTCATCTGGTTCAGTATCAGCACTACTATACCTCTTTGCTAAAGAAATTAGCACCTGAGAGCTATAAACAAGCTAATGAGAGTAATCCTGATAGTGTTGCAATGGGATCGATTGATGAAGTCCTCCAGAACATGGACCAGAATCTTTTCCGCACCCTTCCTAAACTCTGCCCAAAACCTAGAATGCTAGTTTGTGCTCCTTCTAATGCTGCAACTGATGAGCTTCTTGCCCGTGTTCTTGATCGAGGATTTATTGATGGTGAGATGAAAATCTACCGTCCTGATGTGGCCCGAGTTGGGGTAGACTCTCAAACACGGGCTGCCCAGGCAGTTTCTGTTGAGCGGAGAACTGAACAACTTCTACTCAAGAACCGTGATGAAATTTTTGGACATATTCAGACTTTAAAGGCTCGTGAAGCCATGTTATCTCAGCAGATTGCTACTCTTCAAAGGGAACTTACTGCTGCAGCTGTTACTGTTCGGTCCCAAGGTTCTGTTGGTGTTGATCCTGAAATTCTTCTTGCTCGGGATCAGAACCGAGATGTACTGTTGCAGAACTTGGCTGCAGTTGTTGAAAGCAGAGATAAGGTTCTAGTTGAGATGTCTCGCCTTCTCATTTTAGAAGCTAAGTTCCGTGTTGGCAGTAACTTCAACTTGGAAGAAGCCCGTGCTAATCTTGAGGCTAGTTTTGCCAATGAGGCTGAGATTGTTTTTACTACTGTCTCAAGTAGTGGGCGTAAATTATTCTCTCGCCTTACTCATGGTTTTGATATGGTTGTAATTGATGAGGCTGCTCAAGCCAGTGAAGTTGCAGTACTTCCTCCCCTCGCTCTTGGTGCAGCAAGATGTGTACTTGTTGGGGATCCCCAGCAACTTCCTGCAACTGTCATCAGCAAGGCTGCTGGGACCCTCCTATACAGTAGAAGCCTTTTTGAAAGGTTCCAGCAAGCAGGGTGCCCAACAATGTTGTTATCTGTGCAATATAGGATGCATCCCCAGATCAGGGATTTCCCATCTAGGTACTTCTATCAAGGACGTCTTATTGATAGTGAATGTGTTGCCAACTTACCTGACGAGGTTTACTACAAGGACCCTTTGCTTAaaccttatttattttatgatattactCATGGCCGAGAGTCCCATAGAGGTGGTTCTGTTTCATACCAGAATGTGCATGAAGCAGTGTTTTGTTTGCGCTTGTATGAGTACCTACAGAAAACCTTAAAATCTTTGGGTGTGCCAAAAATCACAGTTGGTATAATAACACCATACAAGCTGCAATTAAAATGCCTACAACGTGAGTTTGAGAGTGTTCTAAGGACAGAGGAAGGGAAGAgggatatatatattaatactgTAGATGCTTTCCAGGGCCAGGAACGTGATGTTATTATTATGTCTTGTGTCCGTGCCTCAAGTCATGGGGTGGGATTTGTTGCAGATATTCGACGAATGAATGTTGCTCTTACTCGTGCTAGAAGGGCTTTGTGG GTTATGGGTAACGCCAGTGCTCTGGTGCAATCGGATGACTGGGCAGCCTTAATTGCTGATGCCAAAGCTAGGAATTGTTATATGGACATGGATTCTCTCCCTAAGGACTTCACAAAAGACTTGCTCCCCAAAGAATTTTCAGGGCCAAGGGGACTTGGTTACTCTCCATCACAGGGTAAGGCTTCTAATATGAGAGGTTTAAGGTCTGCTGGACCAAGACATAGATCACTCGATATGCACATGGAATCCAGGTCAGGAACACCATCAGAGGATGAAGATAAGTCGGGCACAACTGTAATTTCTAGGAATGGGAATTATCGGCCATTTAAGTCGCCACTGGATActtttttggatgattttcaTCCATCAGGTGACAAATCTAGAGAGGCCTGGCAATATGGTATACTGAAGAAGCAAAATTCTGCTGGTACAATGGGGAAAAGAGATTCCTAG